GGACTGCATTCGAACGTTGTGGTCGACGTGGGAGGTGAAAAAGGTAGAGCCTGAGTCGGACTCCGTTACTGCGCTCGTACTATGAGCCGCAGACTGGAACTGTACAGTAGCGCAAACCGCGACAACATCGACACCGCTACGATTGCTAGCGCGGCCACCAGCGGAACCGCGACAGCATCAGCACCGCAACCGCGACAGCACCGCACCTCGAACCTCCCCAACCTCGCGGGGCGCTCCACACCGCGCGCCCCGCTCCCTCGCGCGTTTCTCGCGCGCCGACCGCAACCGCACTGCGACACCCGAGTTGAGAATGTTGCTCACGTCACACCCACCAGTCGAGTGGGCTGGCGCGACACCTCGGCGACGGAGGGCCGCCTCGGGCACCACACCTCGGCGGCGTGGGGCCGCCTCGGGCGAGCCTCGTGTCGCGCACTTCGGCGGGATGCACCCGCCTCAGGCAAGCCGACGGTCGCAGGGAGGCTATCGCTGAAACCGACTGGTCCACCGAGAGTTGCACGATGGATCGCAGGTTCACCGGGTGGGACTGAAAGGGGCCGCGTTCTCGATCCACCTCCGACGACGTAAGCAGAGCGAGAGCGAAGCTCTCGCGCCAGCAGTCGGGCGACTCCCGTGTCGCCCGACAACACTGGACTGAACGAGGGCGCGGAGCGAAGCGACGCGTCCTCGTGAAGGAAGCGCGCAACGAGTCGCAGGTGGTCGAGAACGCGGGGGCTTTCACCCCTCGTCGTCCGCGACCGATCCGTCCGAGTTGTCTGTGAGAGATTCGATAGAAGTGTCTCCAACCGACCCACCCGAGTTCACACCGACGATTCCGAGAAGAACCACCCCGCCACCGCACCGCTAATCAGCCGCGCGTGCTCTATTTCGCGCGTCCTCCACGCTCTCCCCGTCACGCACCAGCGCCTCGACGAACAGCTCACCCGCCTTGTACGACGACCGGACCATCGGCCCCGAGGCGCAGTACAGGAAGTCGAAGTCCTCCTCGGCGACCTGCCGCCACGTCTCGAACTTGTCCGGGTGGACGTAGTCGAACACGTCCAGATGCGACCGCGAGGGCTGGAGGTACTGCCCGAAGGTCACCACGTCCACGTCGATCTGCCGGAGGTCGGACAGCGTCTGGTACACCTCGTGGTCGTACTCGCCGAGACCGAGCATCAGACTCGTCTTCGTGTAGATATCCGATTCCCGCGAGACGCGCTCCAGCACGGAGAGACTCTGTTCGTAGCCCGCGCGCCGGTCCCGGATCGGCCACTGGAGGCGCTCGACCGTCTCGACGTTGTGCGCGATCACGTCCGGGCCGGCGTCGATGATCTGCTCGACCAACTCCGGTTCACCCTGAA
This genomic window from Salinirubrum litoreum contains:
- the lipA gene encoding lipoyl synthase; protein product: MSSRRRKPDWLKMRPPAGERFTEIKSSLRDRDLHTVCEEANCPNMGECWSGRDGPGTATFMLLGDRCSRGCNFCDVQTGGMEALDPEEPTKVADAVAEIGLDYVVLTSVDRDDLPDQGAGQFAETIREIKRRDPSILVESLIPDFQGEPELVEQIIDAGPDVIAHNVETVERLQWPIRDRRAGYEQSLSVLERVSRESDIYTKTSLMLGLGEYDHEVYQTLSDLRQIDVDVVTFGQYLQPSRSHLDVFDYVHPDKFETWRQVAEEDFDFLYCASGPMVRSSYKAGELFVEALVRDGESVEDARNRARAAD